From Humibacter ginsenosidimutans, a single genomic window includes:
- a CDS encoding beta-N-acetylhexosaminidase has protein sequence MPIDLPALVPVPRSLLPREGRFVVDADTVIVHDPELRAAALRLRDVLRPATGLEVPVVPRAAHEDAGACADHVHPGARAGDDARAATVSGGRIVFAVEEGLVDEGYRLEVAGEGILVSASAELGALRAVETLRQLLPDGVYRRGRLDGVVWSLPAVRIADGPAFAWRGLMLDVARHFFTVAEVLRLIDQLAVHKLNVLHLHLTDDQGWRLQIDRFPRLTGVGGWRPESQLGAPRGSAPDGRPHGGFYTADDAREIVAYAAGRGITVVPEIEMPGHVQAALAAYPELGVAGGVEAPWTSWGVNPKVLNLEESTVSFFCDVLDAVIDIFPSAYIGIGGDECPKTQWENDPRSRERMAELGVGSAHEAQSWFIHRIDAHLASRGRRSFGWDEILEGGLAPGATVASWRGTSGLVTAARAGHDAVACPEDVVYLDYRQSESADEPIPVSIVTDVERVYGFDPVPDELEPEHWARILGGQANLWTEHVEGVRRLDYMLFPRLSALAEVLWSGPGRDVDDFSARLSAHLGRLDALGIEYRPAAGPRPWQQIPSVPGRTFTREERAAQVAAQLAESAGTAPS, from the coding sequence ATGCCCATCGATCTGCCCGCGCTCGTTCCCGTTCCCCGGTCGTTGCTGCCGAGGGAGGGCCGCTTCGTCGTCGACGCCGACACGGTCATCGTGCACGACCCGGAACTGCGCGCTGCCGCTCTTCGCCTGCGAGACGTGCTGCGGCCGGCGACCGGTCTCGAGGTGCCCGTCGTGCCGCGGGCGGCGCACGAGGATGCCGGCGCATGTGCGGATCACGTGCATCCCGGCGCGCGAGCGGGAGACGACGCGCGGGCCGCCACTGTCTCAGGCGGCCGCATCGTCTTCGCGGTCGAGGAAGGGCTCGTGGACGAGGGATACCGGCTCGAGGTCGCGGGGGAGGGCATCCTCGTCTCGGCGTCGGCCGAGCTCGGAGCGCTGCGTGCCGTCGAGACACTTCGTCAGCTGCTGCCCGACGGCGTCTATCGGCGTGGTCGGCTCGACGGCGTCGTTTGGAGCCTGCCGGCGGTGCGGATCGCGGACGGACCCGCGTTCGCCTGGCGGGGACTCATGCTCGATGTGGCCAGACACTTCTTCACGGTCGCCGAGGTGCTGCGGCTGATCGACCAGCTCGCCGTGCACAAGCTCAACGTGCTGCACCTGCATCTGACCGACGACCAGGGGTGGCGACTGCAGATCGACCGCTTTCCCCGCCTCACCGGCGTCGGCGGCTGGCGCCCGGAGTCGCAGCTCGGCGCACCGCGTGGCTCCGCGCCCGACGGCCGCCCGCATGGCGGTTTCTACACCGCAGACGATGCCCGCGAGATCGTCGCGTACGCGGCCGGACGCGGCATCACCGTCGTTCCCGAGATCGAGATGCCCGGGCACGTGCAGGCGGCGCTCGCCGCCTATCCGGAGCTCGGCGTCGCCGGCGGAGTCGAGGCGCCGTGGACCTCGTGGGGAGTGAACCCCAAGGTGCTCAACCTCGAGGAGTCGACCGTCTCCTTCTTCTGCGACGTGCTCGACGCGGTGATCGACATCTTTCCGTCGGCATACATCGGCATCGGCGGCGACGAGTGTCCGAAGACGCAGTGGGAGAACGACCCTCGTTCGCGCGAGCGCATGGCGGAGCTCGGCGTCGGCTCTGCCCACGAGGCGCAGAGCTGGTTCATCCACCGGATCGACGCGCACCTCGCCTCGCGTGGGCGTCGTTCATTCGGCTGGGACGAGATCCTCGAGGGCGGACTCGCCCCGGGGGCGACCGTCGCCAGCTGGCGCGGCACCTCGGGCCTCGTGACCGCGGCGCGCGCGGGACACGACGCCGTCGCCTGTCCAGAGGACGTCGTGTACCTCGACTACCGGCAGTCGGAGTCGGCGGACGAGCCGATCCCGGTGTCGATCGTCACCGACGTCGAGCGCGTGTACGGCTTCGACCCGGTGCCCGACGAACTCGAGCCCGAGCACTGGGCGCGCATCCTCGGCGGGCAGGCCAACCTCTGGACAGAGCACGTGGAGGGCGTGCGGCGGCTCGACTACATGCTGTTCCCGCGACTGAGCGCACTCGCCGAGGTGCTGTGGAGCGGGCCGGGTCGCGACGTCGACGACTTCTCGGCACGGCTGAGCGCCCACCTCGGCCGCCTCGACGCGCTCGGCATCGAGTATCGACCGGCGGCCGGGCCACGCCCGTGGCAGCAGATCCCTTCGGTGCCGGGGCGCACCTTCACCCGTGAGGAGCGGGCCGCCCAGGTGGCGGCGCAGCTTGCCGAATCGGCGGGGACGGCGCCCTCATGA
- a CDS encoding cyclase family protein: protein MPEYRAHFDATVDFVNGGSLTAEGFRLDLPSAALDADAVGRLFVQHLGLALVGRVEVRGLHIVEEQHRGSRGIPAPVASDDDSAVGSASGPARRVVDLSHRIRAGLITYPGLPAPVITPHLTREQSRDHYAPGTEFGMDLITMIGNTGTYLDSPLHRYADGGDLASLDLSTLVDLRAEVVHVADAAERGVPASVFYDRDVRGAAVLVHTGWDRHFGTERYANGAPFLTPDAVGHLVDQGAVLVGIDSLNIDDTESGGERPAHSGLLAAGIHVVEHLTNLGELPARGARFTAAPPAIEGFGTITVRAFALV, encoded by the coding sequence ATGCCCGAATACCGCGCCCACTTCGATGCCACGGTCGACTTCGTCAACGGCGGCTCGCTGACGGCCGAAGGCTTCCGACTCGACCTGCCGAGCGCCGCTCTCGACGCGGATGCCGTCGGCCGCCTTTTCGTGCAGCATCTCGGCCTCGCGCTCGTCGGCCGCGTCGAGGTGCGGGGGCTGCACATCGTGGAGGAGCAGCACCGCGGGAGCCGCGGCATTCCCGCCCCCGTTGCGAGCGACGACGACTCGGCAGTGGGCTCGGCCTCCGGCCCCGCACGTCGCGTCGTCGACCTGAGCCACCGCATCCGGGCCGGTCTCATCACCTACCCCGGCCTTCCCGCGCCGGTCATCACGCCGCACCTCACGCGCGAGCAGTCGCGCGACCACTACGCGCCGGGCACCGAGTTCGGGATGGACCTCATCACGATGATCGGCAACACCGGCACGTACCTCGACTCTCCTCTGCATCGCTACGCCGACGGCGGCGACCTGGCGTCGCTCGACCTCTCGACGCTGGTCGACCTTCGCGCCGAGGTGGTGCACGTCGCGGATGCGGCGGAGCGCGGCGTGCCGGCCTCCGTGTTCTACGACCGCGACGTTCGCGGGGCCGCGGTGCTCGTGCACACCGGCTGGGACCGCCATTTCGGCACGGAGCGCTACGCGAACGGCGCACCCTTCCTCACCCCGGATGCCGTCGGCCACCTCGTCGACCAGGGCGCTGTGCTCGTCGGCATCGACTCGCTCAACATCGACGACACGGAGTCGGGCGGCGAGCGGCCGGCGCATTCCGGGCTGCTGGCCGCGGGCATCCATGTGGTGGAGCACCTCACCAACCTGGGGGAGCTTCCCGCGCGCGGCGCTCGCTTCACCGCGGCACCGCCCGCGATCGAGGGATTCGGCACCATCACGGTGCGGGCGTTCGCACTCGTGTGA
- a CDS encoding DHA2 family efflux MFS transporter permease subunit codes for MQRRTAAMVVLIVAGFMDLMDTTVVNVALPSMARDLPATAAQLQWIVGAYTLGLVGALVLGGRAGDLLGRRTVFLIGVVGFTLASLLAAVAPDAALLIAARAVQGVFAGAMVPQVLANVQVLYAPEERPAVFGLVGFITGTASVVGPVLSGWLVSSDAFGIGWRSVFAINVPVGVLLVVAAVLVVPNSRSEHPARLDIVGAVLITAAVLCLVLPLIDGRQEGWPLWSWLVLAASPVLLVGFALWELRQERRVDDRGTVPLIPPHLFRDRSYVAGSVVNLAFQAGLVGFFLFFTIYLQSALGYSAMQSGLSWLGFSLGTLTGSLAAVRFVAQHGRALITIGALMTAAGVTWLVLVAAVPSTAGGSPNGWDFVGGLVLAGLGMGLLIVPLFDVTLHAVPVADAGAASGALSTIQQIGGALGVAVIGAVFYAVAGAHPDPASLTAALHAAAWGCVVAFVLAAVASVLLKRSSSVRDVEGLVEAVRP; via the coding sequence ATGCAGCGCAGAACTGCGGCGATGGTCGTCTTGATCGTGGCCGGTTTCATGGACTTGATGGACACGACTGTCGTCAACGTGGCCCTTCCCTCGATGGCTCGCGATCTGCCGGCCACGGCGGCGCAACTGCAGTGGATCGTCGGCGCCTACACGCTCGGCCTCGTCGGCGCACTCGTGCTGGGAGGACGTGCAGGCGACCTGCTCGGCCGCAGAACCGTGTTTCTGATCGGGGTCGTCGGCTTCACGCTCGCTTCGCTTCTCGCCGCGGTCGCGCCCGACGCCGCTCTGCTCATCGCGGCCCGTGCGGTGCAGGGCGTCTTCGCCGGCGCGATGGTTCCGCAGGTGCTGGCAAACGTGCAGGTGCTCTATGCGCCGGAAGAGCGGCCCGCGGTCTTCGGACTCGTGGGGTTCATCACGGGCACCGCGAGCGTCGTCGGTCCCGTGCTCTCGGGCTGGCTCGTCTCGAGCGACGCGTTCGGCATCGGCTGGCGCAGCGTCTTCGCGATCAACGTGCCCGTCGGTGTGCTGCTCGTCGTGGCGGCGGTGCTGGTGGTGCCGAACAGCAGGTCGGAGCATCCTGCAAGGCTCGACATCGTGGGAGCCGTACTGATCACCGCGGCCGTGCTGTGCCTGGTGCTGCCGCTCATCGACGGCAGGCAGGAGGGCTGGCCGCTGTGGTCGTGGCTCGTGCTGGCGGCCTCGCCCGTGCTGCTGGTCGGATTCGCGCTCTGGGAGCTGCGTCAGGAGCGGCGAGTGGATGACCGCGGCACCGTTCCGCTCATCCCGCCGCACCTCTTTCGCGATCGGAGCTACGTCGCGGGCAGTGTGGTGAACCTCGCCTTCCAGGCCGGCCTCGTCGGGTTCTTCCTCTTCTTCACGATCTACCTGCAGAGCGCTCTCGGATACAGCGCCATGCAGTCCGGCCTCAGCTGGCTCGGCTTCAGCCTCGGAACGCTCACCGGGAGCCTCGCTGCCGTGCGGTTCGTGGCGCAGCACGGCCGGGCTCTCATCACGATCGGCGCGCTGATGACGGCGGCGGGTGTCACCTGGCTGGTTCTCGTCGCCGCCGTGCCGTCGACGGCGGGCGGCTCGCCGAACGGCTGGGACTTCGTCGGCGGCCTCGTGCTCGCCGGCCTCGGTATGGGACTGCTCATCGTGCCGCTCTTCGATGTGACGCTGCACGCCGTTCCCGTGGCGGATGCCGGAGCTGCATCAGGCGCGCTGAGCACCATTCAGCAGATCGGCGGCGCCCTCGGCGTCGCGGTGATCGGCGCGGTGTTCTACGCCGTGGCGGGCGCGCATCCCGATCCCGCTTCGCTCACGGCGGCGCTGCACGCCGCGGCGTGGGGATGCGTCGTGGCCTTCGTGCTCGCCGCGGTGGCGAGCGTGCTGCTGAAGCGGTCGTCGTCGGTGCGTGACGTCGAGGGACTCGTGGAAGCGGTGCGGCCGTAG
- a CDS encoding MarR family winged helix-turn-helix transcriptional regulator produces MEISRPAEDARLTAPDAGSVHRAAGSAASTPDAHRASEASAAIRASFLSLVPRMLVLHDQVAKDVGLTPSELQALHVVSLASGTISPGELSRRTGLPPSSVTRAVDGLERRGFVHRSTDPSDQRRVMITVDEKAAAPVGERFDAYARAMRQVDVEFDAAELAVVARHWAALSRAVDEELERQG; encoded by the coding sequence ATGGAAATATCCAGGCCGGCAGAGGATGCCCGCCTCACGGCCCCCGACGCCGGTTCGGTGCACAGGGCCGCCGGTTCCGCTGCGTCGACGCCCGACGCGCACCGAGCGTCCGAAGCATCCGCCGCGATCCGCGCGAGCTTTCTGTCACTCGTCCCGCGCATGCTCGTCCTGCACGACCAGGTGGCGAAGGACGTCGGCCTCACCCCCTCCGAGCTGCAGGCCCTTCACGTGGTCTCACTGGCGTCGGGCACCATCTCGCCAGGCGAGCTCAGCCGCCGCACCGGGCTCCCGCCCAGCAGCGTGACGCGGGCGGTCGACGGCCTCGAACGCCGAGGGTTCGTGCACCGCAGCACCGACCCGAGCGACCAGCGCCGCGTCATGATCACGGTCGACGAGAAGGCGGCCGCCCCCGTCGGCGAGCGCTTCGACGCCTACGCCCGGGCGATGCGACAGGTCGATGTGGAATTCGACGCCGCCGAGCTGGCGGTGGTCGCCAGGCACTGGGCGGCGTTGAGCCGCGCGGTCGACGAGGAGCTCGAGCGCCAAGGTTGA
- a CDS encoding NPCBM/NEW2 domain-containing protein, which translates to MPLVLSRRRTVPAIVVAATLAFASLSATAAPSPAQAATGTQPDVPSDPSGTSVGAITDVAQKNAAVTLTAQNGAVRVTFLDANDLRIEADPSGKFTDPANTSQNDPARSANIVVGAGDFTAPTVKVVDGSTITISTSAVTLKIDKATARMELDRADGSEVWAESKAITFGSSSTTQHLAAQSGEQFLGGGMQNGDSIHTGKTINISKDYNWADGGHPNAVPYYMSSAGYGVLRDTFAAGSYTFTSDVTTTHAEKRFDAYYFVGDYKKALDGYTKLTGRPLMPPVYALEYGDSDCYNRSNPGYSSSGYTSADTPKQHTYDAVQTAKAFKDNDMPAGWMLVNDGYGCGYTQDPSPYDPSNPGQGLGGTVQGIKSAADLKTGLWTQSDLTNQQTEVGQDGIALRKLDVAWIGEGYRMALTGCTVAHDGIEQYSDQRGVALMVEGWAGAQRCGMQWTGDHTGSLDAIRWEVPAIAGSGNSGLAFTTADVDGIFGGSATSYVRDLQWKALSPALYSMSGWAPTDKRPWLYGDAATAINRQYLQLRQQMMPYIYTLAANAHDDGTPVARSMAIEFPNDPNSYGSAANEQYMLGSDLLVAPVYTDSDVRNGIDLPAGSNWIDYWTGKIYQGGQILNGYDAPLQTLPLFVKAGAVVPQGIVARNASLVPENSAITLDIYPSGTSTTSLYEDDKVTRDYENGDSATQKFTVTAPKKDAGDVTVTIGARSGHYDGMAASRPYQLDVHSGSAPEKVTVGSTTLPALADKAAFDAAATGWYYDANDSAGVVHVKAGSVASGDSATVTLKASSAVGGKTSDATAAEVAVTLDDQAFQGVATTATAAFTNTGDHAKTDVTIVPALPDGWTVKSATGDHVASVGAGETVTATFSLVPGSTSSGTQTVAMNATYTDQTGGKHTVKGANQLDVAYGSLAGAYNSVSVTTVDGRAKGDFDGGGATFSAEQLATAPTPAGGVTPGSTVTVDAGTPTQVDYTWPKAGPDVPDSVSMNGQTIALSGSGTHLAVLASAASASGVTPELTITYTDGSVQKQSLFFPNWLLQGSLGTSKVAVTSMGRNNATNANSPEYTTYKYQVYSNTVRLIPGKTLKSVTMPVATNVKVFDWKVVSFPLPDAPTAPTYASDLDWVSATDGYGVIGKDVANKDTATSPDEPLAINYTDPDTGATPTYTKGLGVHAASSITYYLGGRCTRFTADVGLQNPFTGNIIFTVDGDGQQLYQSRTFTPGFAPEHLNVDVTGVQYIDLDVDPTTAGNINGAHGVWGDAKFDCAPPDTTAPVTTAKLSGQPQASGWYTTTPSVSLTATDDTAVQTTQYKLGDGEWNAYSKPVAIADGTTSFAYRSTDAAGNTEDAKSLQLKVDTVPPTVTASVHDRSVTLKAEDATSGIHALEYSTDSGTTWKAYTKPIAGGDDGVAVLYRATDVAGNVTTASDPVVVAPKGGDGTTQPKLVLPRTVKAGSSFDIAMSNLPATTKVTVELHSTPVVLGSVTTDASGVATLRVTIPSDIELGTHTISVSAGDNTLATSAVTIVAADQPVGAAAGPSGTVASGSSLPSTGSDAVPLVAWTIALLAAGALVLLVARRRRMN; encoded by the coding sequence ATGCCCTTGGTCCTTTCCCGTCGACGGACGGTGCCCGCGATCGTGGTCGCGGCGACACTCGCGTTCGCTTCGCTGAGCGCCACGGCGGCTCCGTCCCCGGCGCAGGCAGCGACGGGGACGCAGCCCGACGTGCCGAGCGACCCGTCCGGCACGTCGGTGGGCGCGATCACCGACGTGGCGCAGAAGAACGCGGCGGTCACGCTCACCGCCCAGAACGGGGCCGTTCGAGTCACGTTCCTCGACGCGAACGACCTGCGGATCGAGGCGGACCCCTCCGGAAAGTTCACCGACCCGGCCAACACGTCGCAGAACGACCCGGCGCGCTCGGCGAACATCGTCGTCGGAGCCGGCGACTTCACGGCGCCGACGGTGAAGGTCGTCGACGGCTCCACCATCACGATCTCGACGTCAGCGGTGACGCTGAAGATCGACAAGGCCACGGCGCGCATGGAGCTCGACCGTGCTGACGGCTCCGAGGTGTGGGCGGAGTCGAAGGCCATCACCTTCGGCTCGTCGTCGACGACGCAGCACCTGGCGGCGCAGAGCGGGGAACAGTTCCTCGGCGGCGGCATGCAGAACGGCGATTCGATCCACACCGGCAAGACCATCAACATCTCGAAGGACTACAACTGGGCGGACGGCGGGCATCCGAACGCCGTTCCCTACTACATGTCGAGCGCGGGCTACGGCGTTCTGCGCGACACGTTCGCAGCGGGCAGCTATACCTTCACCTCCGACGTCACGACGACGCACGCCGAGAAGCGATTCGACGCCTACTACTTCGTCGGCGACTACAAGAAGGCGCTCGACGGGTACACCAAGCTCACCGGCCGGCCGCTGATGCCGCCGGTCTACGCGCTCGAGTACGGCGATTCCGACTGCTACAACCGGTCGAACCCCGGCTACTCGTCGTCGGGCTATACCAGCGCCGACACACCGAAGCAGCACACCTACGACGCCGTGCAGACGGCGAAGGCCTTCAAGGACAACGACATGCCGGCGGGCTGGATGCTCGTCAACGACGGCTATGGCTGCGGCTACACCCAGGATCCGTCGCCCTACGATCCGAGCAACCCCGGCCAGGGGCTCGGCGGAACCGTGCAGGGCATCAAGAGCGCTGCCGACCTCAAGACCGGTCTGTGGACGCAGAGCGACCTCACCAACCAGCAGACCGAGGTCGGGCAGGACGGCATCGCGCTGCGCAAGCTCGACGTCGCCTGGATCGGCGAGGGCTACCGCATGGCGCTCACCGGCTGCACGGTGGCGCACGACGGCATCGAGCAGTACTCCGACCAGCGCGGCGTCGCACTCATGGTCGAGGGGTGGGCAGGCGCGCAGCGCTGCGGCATGCAGTGGACAGGTGACCACACCGGCAGCCTGGATGCCATCCGCTGGGAGGTCCCCGCGATCGCCGGCTCCGGCAACTCTGGTCTCGCCTTCACCACGGCCGACGTCGACGGCATCTTCGGCGGCTCCGCCACCAGCTATGTGCGCGACCTGCAGTGGAAGGCGCTCTCGCCTGCGCTCTACTCGATGAGCGGCTGGGCGCCGACCGACAAGCGGCCGTGGCTCTACGGCGACGCGGCCACGGCGATCAACCGCCAGTACCTGCAGCTGCGTCAGCAGATGATGCCGTACATCTACACGTTGGCGGCGAACGCCCATGACGATGGCACGCCGGTCGCCAGGTCGATGGCGATCGAGTTTCCGAACGACCCGAACTCCTACGGCTCGGCGGCGAATGAGCAGTACATGCTCGGCAGCGATCTGCTGGTGGCTCCGGTGTACACCGACTCCGACGTGCGCAACGGCATCGATCTCCCGGCGGGCAGCAACTGGATCGACTACTGGACCGGCAAGATCTACCAGGGCGGCCAGATTCTCAACGGCTACGACGCGCCGCTGCAGACCCTGCCGCTGTTCGTGAAGGCCGGCGCCGTCGTGCCGCAGGGCATCGTGGCGCGCAACGCGAGCCTGGTGCCCGAGAACTCGGCGATCACGCTCGACATCTACCCGTCGGGCACCTCGACGACCTCGCTCTACGAGGACGACAAGGTCACGCGCGACTACGAGAACGGCGACTCGGCGACGCAGAAGTTCACGGTGACGGCACCGAAGAAGGATGCCGGTGACGTGACCGTCACGATCGGCGCGCGCAGCGGGCACTACGACGGCATGGCCGCATCGCGTCCGTACCAGCTCGACGTGCACTCCGGCTCCGCGCCCGAGAAGGTGACCGTCGGCTCCACGACGCTTCCCGCGCTGGCGGACAAGGCGGCGTTCGACGCGGCGGCGACAGGCTGGTACTACGACGCCAACGACAGCGCCGGTGTGGTGCACGTGAAGGCGGGCAGCGTGGCGTCCGGTGATTCCGCGACCGTGACGCTGAAGGCATCCAGCGCAGTCGGCGGCAAGACGTCCGACGCCACCGCGGCCGAGGTCGCGGTCACGCTCGACGACCAGGCGTTCCAGGGTGTTGCGACGACCGCGACGGCCGCCTTCACCAACACGGGCGACCACGCCAAGACCGACGTCACGATCGTGCCTGCTCTGCCCGACGGCTGGACCGTGAAGTCGGCCACCGGCGACCACGTCGCCAGCGTCGGCGCAGGCGAGACGGTCACGGCGACGTTCTCGCTCGTGCCGGGAAGCACGAGCTCGGGAACCCAGACGGTCGCCATGAACGCGACCTACACCGACCAGACGGGCGGCAAGCACACCGTCAAGGGTGCGAACCAGCTCGACGTCGCCTACGGCAGTCTCGCCGGAGCGTACAACTCGGTGTCGGTGACCACCGTCGATGGCAGAGCGAAGGGAGACTTCGACGGCGGCGGGGCCACGTTCTCGGCCGAGCAGCTCGCCACGGCGCCCACGCCGGCCGGCGGGGTCACCCCTGGCAGCACGGTCACCGTGGATGCCGGCACGCCGACGCAGGTCGACTACACCTGGCCGAAGGCGGGCCCCGACGTGCCCGACTCGGTTTCGATGAACGGTCAGACCATCGCACTGAGCGGCAGCGGAACGCACCTCGCGGTTCTGGCCTCCGCCGCGAGCGCCTCTGGCGTGACGCCCGAGCTCACGATCACCTACACCGACGGCTCGGTGCAGAAGCAGTCGCTGTTCTTCCCGAACTGGCTGCTGCAGGGCTCGCTGGGAACTTCGAAGGTCGCTGTGACATCGATGGGGCGCAACAATGCGACCAACGCGAACTCGCCCGAGTACACGACGTACAAGTACCAGGTGTACTCGAACACGGTGCGGCTCATCCCGGGCAAGACGCTGAAATCGGTGACGATGCCGGTGGCGACGAACGTGAAGGTCTTCGACTGGAAGGTCGTCTCGTTCCCGCTGCCCGACGCACCGACGGCGCCGACCTACGCCTCCGATCTCGACTGGGTCTCGGCCACCGACGGGTACGGTGTGATCGGCAAGGACGTGGCGAACAAGGACACCGCCACGTCGCCCGACGAGCCGCTGGCGATCAACTACACCGATCCCGACACCGGAGCGACCCCCACGTACACCAAGGGCCTCGGTGTGCACGCCGCGTCATCGATCACGTACTACCTCGGTGGTCGCTGCACCCGCTTCACGGCGGACGTCGGCCTGCAGAACCCGTTCACCGGCAACATCATCTTCACGGTCGACGGTGACGGGCAGCAGCTCTACCAGAGCCGCACGTTCACGCCCGGGTTCGCGCCGGAGCACCTGAACGTCGACGTCACAGGCGTGCAGTACATCGACCTCGACGTCGACCCGACGACGGCGGGCAACATCAACGGAGCCCACGGCGTGTGGGGTGATGCGAAGTTCGACTGCGCTCCGCCCGACACGACGGCGCCCGTCACGACCGCGAAGCTGAGCGGCCAGCCGCAGGCCTCCGGCTGGTACACGACGACGCCGTCGGTGTCTCTCACGGCCACCGACGACACCGCGGTGCAGACCACGCAGTACAAGCTGGGCGATGGCGAGTGGAACGCCTACTCGAAGCCGGTGGCGATCGCCGACGGCACCACCTCGTTCGCCTACCGATCGACCGACGCGGCGGGCAACACCGAAGACGCCAAGAGCCTCCAGCTCAAGGTCGACACGGTGCCGCCGACGGTGACGGCATCGGTGCACGACCGCTCAGTGACGCTGAAAGCCGAGGATGCGACCAGCGGCATCCACGCTCTCGAGTACTCGACCGACAGCGGCACCACGTGGAAGGCATACACGAAGCCGATCGCGGGTGGCGACGACGGTGTTGCGGTGCTCTATCGGGCCACCGATGTCGCCGGCAACGTGACGACGGCGTCCGACCCCGTCGTGGTGGCGCCGAAGGGTGGTGACGGCACGACGCAGCCGAAGCTCGTCCTGCCACGCACCGTCAAGGCCGGCAGCTCGTTCGACATCGCGATGTCGAACCTGCCTGCCACGACCAAGGTCACCGTCGAGCTGCACTCCACTCCCGTGGTGCTCGGGTCGGTGACGACGGATGCCTCGGGCGTCGCCACTCTGCGAGTGACGATTCCGAGTGACATCGAGCTCGGCACCCACACCATCTCGGTGTCTGCGGGGGACAACACCCTGGCGACGTCGGCGGTGACCATCGTGGCCGCCGATCAGCCGGTGGGCGCGGCAGCGGGACCGTCGGGCACCGTGGCATCCGGCTCGTCACTGCCGAGCACCGGATCGGATGCCGTGCCCCTGGTGGCGTGGACCATCGCACTGCTCGCCGCCGGCGCGCTGGTGCTCCTCGTGGCTCGGCGCCGACGCATGAACTGA
- a CDS encoding sugar ABC transporter substrate-binding protein: MLRKLRPAVIAAVALTAALALTSCSSGGTASGGDKGTDLAKVDGKGKTLSVWVMNGDLSQKTVDAINVKFEKATGAKVKVQIQQWDGITTKLNTALAGSSAPDVVDVGNTQVASYAASGGLADLTSYKSQLEQGQTWLGGLVDPATIDGKLYGVPSFAGDRAVVYNKKMWAEAGITTTPTTYDEFTADLDKIKAKNTATNFSPIYVPGQQWYVGVQFVWDAGGEIAAKHGSSWKAGFSSAAAQKGLKQFKEFQNSYSTAASRTLNTDVPDQDAVFANGQTSALMTTSAHITKIIGQNAALKDEIGTFPLPGISGKNQPVMLGGSVWSVAQKSKQKDLAAAWTRIAASPEIQNDYVFGTDNWIPNSEQGIKKAQNSGLNDQAKGFFTAALRSKATPAAANWATIEGDKTMEQFFQSIVTGTDVSDAAAKTDAHIETTLNSK; encoded by the coding sequence ATGTTGCGCAAGCTTCGCCCGGCCGTCATCGCGGCCGTCGCGCTCACCGCGGCCCTCGCTCTGACCTCCTGCTCGTCAGGAGGCACGGCATCCGGCGGCGACAAGGGCACCGACCTCGCCAAGGTCGACGGAAAAGGCAAGACGCTCAGCGTCTGGGTCATGAACGGAGACCTCAGCCAGAAGACCGTCGACGCCATCAACGTGAAGTTCGAGAAGGCCACCGGTGCCAAGGTCAAGGTGCAGATCCAGCAGTGGGACGGCATCACGACCAAGCTGAACACGGCGCTCGCCGGATCGAGCGCACCCGACGTCGTCGACGTGGGCAACACGCAGGTCGCCTCGTATGCGGCCTCGGGCGGACTCGCCGACCTCACAAGCTACAAGAGCCAGCTCGAACAGGGCCAGACCTGGCTCGGCGGCCTCGTCGACCCGGCCACGATCGACGGCAAGCTCTACGGCGTCCCGTCCTTCGCCGGCGACCGGGCCGTCGTCTACAACAAGAAGATGTGGGCCGAAGCCGGCATCACCACGACGCCGACCACCTACGACGAGTTCACGGCCGACCTCGACAAGATCAAGGCCAAGAACACCGCTACGAACTTCTCGCCCATCTACGTGCCGGGCCAGCAGTGGTACGTGGGCGTGCAGTTCGTGTGGGATGCCGGTGGCGAGATCGCCGCGAAGCACGGCTCGTCGTGGAAGGCGGGCTTCTCCAGCGCCGCGGCCCAGAAGGGTCTCAAGCAGTTCAAGGAGTTCCAGAACTCGTACTCGACCGCCGCGTCGCGCACGCTGAACACCGATGTTCCCGACCAGGACGCGGTCTTCGCCAACGGCCAGACGTCGGCGCTCATGACCACCTCGGCGCACATCACCAAGATCATCGGGCAGAACGCCGCGCTGAAGGATGAGATCGGCACGTTCCCGCTGCCCGGCATCTCGGGCAAGAACCAGCCGGTCATGCTGGGCGGCAGCGTCTGGTCGGTCGCGCAGAAGTCGAAGCAGAAGGACCTCGCGGCGGCGTGGACGCGCATCGCGGCGTCGCCCGAGATCCAGAACGATTACGTGTTCGGCACCGACAACTGGATTCCGAACAGCGAGCAGGGCATCAAGAAGGCCCAGAACTCCGGCCTCAACGATCAGGCGAAGGGTTTCTTCACCGCCGCGCTGCGTTCCAAGGCCACGCCGGCCGCCGCCAACTGGGCGACCATCGAGGGCGACAAGACGATGGAGCAGTTCTTCCAGTCGATCGTCACCGGCACCGACGTCTCCGATGCCGCCGCGAAGACGGATGCACACATCGAGACGACGCTGAACAGCAAGTAG